ACATACCGGTCAGTCTTCCTGTTCCGCCGGACCTGCCCGGGCACTCGCTCGGACAGTCCGCGCACCCGCCGCGCCCATTCGGACAATCCGCTCCACCGACACCGTGACGTCCCACCGCATCACCTCGCACTCGCTCACCAGCGCCCCCATCCGACGCACCACCGCTTCGGCCGCGGCGCAGGCCTCGTCCGCCCCTGCCTGCAGCGCGCCCGCCCCGGCCAACGCACCGAGATCGGCGGCGGCCTGAACACGGTGACGCGCGACGACCACCGTGCCGACCTGCGCGATCAGCAGCGTCACCGCGATCAGCCCGACGAGCGCCACACACGCGAACACCGTGGCGCC
This sequence is a window from Nocardia farcinica. Protein-coding genes within it:
- a CDS encoding Rv3654c family TadE-like protein, translated to MALVGLIAVTLLIAQVGTVVVARHRVQAAADLGALAGAGALQAGADEACAAAEAVVRRMGALVSECEVMRWDVTVSVERIVRMGAAGARTVRASARAGPAEQED